The Chanos chanos chromosome 16, fChaCha1.1, whole genome shotgun sequence genome has a window encoding:
- the spop gene encoding speckle-type POZ protein, whose protein sequence is MSRVPSPPPPTEMSSGPVAESWCYTQIKVVKFSYMWTINNFSFCREEMGEVIKSSTFSSGANDKLKWCLRVNPKGLDEESKDYLSLYLLLVSCPKSEVRAKFKFSILNAKGEETKAMESQRAYRFVQGKDWGFKKFIRRDFLLDEANGLLPDDKLTLFCEVSVVQDSVNISGQNTMNMVKVPDCRLADEMGGLWEHSRFTDCSLCVAGQEFQAHKAILAARSPVFSAMFEHEMEESKKNRVEINDVEPEVFKEMMCFIYTGKAPNLDKMADDLLAAADKYALERLKVMCEDALCTSLSVENAAEILILADLHSADQLKTQAVDFINYHASDVMETSGWKSMVASHPHLVAEAYRSLASAQCPFLGPPRKRLKQS, encoded by the exons ATGTCCAGAGTTCCGAGCCCGCCGCCCCCCACGGAGATGTCCAGCGGGCCTGTGGCCGAAAGCTGGTGTTAcactcag ATCAAAGTGGTGAAGTTCTCTTACATGTGGACGATCAACAACTTCAGTTTCTGTCGGGAGGAAATGGGCGAAGTCATTAAGAGCTCCACCTTCTCCTCGGGAGCCAATGACAAGCTGAAATG GTGTTTACGGGTCAACCCTAAAGGGTTGGATGAGGAGAGTAAAGACTACCTGTCTCTCTATTTGCTCCTGGTTAGCTGCCCGAAGAGCGAAGTACGGGCTAAGTTCAAATTCTCCATCCTCAACGCTAAAGGAGAGGAGACCAAAGCCATGG AGAGTCAGAGGGCATACCGCTTCGTCCAGGGGAAAGACTGGGGCTTCAAGAAGTTCATAAGGCGGGACTTCCTACTGGATGAGGCCAATGGGCTTTTGCCTGATGACAAGCTCACACTCTTCTGCGAG GTGAGCGTGGTGCAGGACTCGGTGAACATTTCGGGTCAGAACACGATGAACATGGTGAAGGTTCCGGACTGCAGACTGGCAGACGAGATGGGAGGATTGTGGGAACACTCCCGTTTCACTGACTGCTCACTCTGCGTGGCCGGGCAGGAGTTCCAGGCCCACAAAGCCATACTGGCAG ctcgcTCCCCGGTTTTCAGCGCCATGTTTGAACACGAGATGGAGGAAAGTAAAAAA AACCGTGTTGAGATCAATGACGTGGAACCGGAGGTCTTCAAAGAGATGATGTGCTTTATTTACACGGGCAAAGCACCCAATTTGGATAAGATGGCCGACGACCTGCTTGCTGCTGCTGACAAG tacGCTTTGGAGAGGTTGAAGGTGATGTGTGAGGACGCACTGTGTACGAGCCTGTCGGTGGAGAACGCGGCGGAGATCCTCATCCTGGCCGACCTCCACAGCGCCGACCAGCTCAAGACGCAGGCCGTCGACTTCATCAACTA CCACGCGTCAGACGTCATGGAAACCTCCGGATGGAAGTCGATGGTGGCGTCCCATCCTCACCTGGTGGCGGAGGCCTACCGCTCCTTGGCATCGGCCCAGTGCCCCTTTCTCGGCCCCCCCAGGAAACGTCTCAAGCAGTCCTAG